The following are encoded in a window of Paraburkholderia hospita genomic DNA:
- a CDS encoding TonB-dependent siderophore receptor, with translation MGLSARACANTAALESRRRAFPGRHIIGIATATIFATIASPAVFAADATETAQTSPRKSFDIAAGPLESALNQYGQQARIMLSYPSALTANRHSAGLHGEYDTQQGLVRLLRGTGLSSIQQTNGSYTLVEDASNVELDDSAVLPTVKVAATGIRPGSYRPPSEANVTRSDIPVIDTPEAINIVPAQVLRDQRPRNLDDALANVSGIVQGNTLAGTQDTLLKRGFGGNRDGSIMHNGMPLVQGRGLNAAADSVEVLKGPSSLLYGIMDPGGVVDVVSKQPLLTPYHAISALGSTYGHGRNGADGTLDLTGPIGDSGLAYRLVVDQVNEQYWRNFGEHRETLVAPSLAWYGRDTQVVLSYEYRKFLYPFDRGTALDPKTNKPLAIPARERLDEPFNEMDGESNLAQLTIDHQIDANWKAHFGYSYNRETYDAGQLRVQGVNSTTGVLSRSNDATHGALSTDSYAIAYIDGHFTVAGLRNDLQVGVDDEYRRIYRKDLLRQATKYTFNYLHPVYGLESPSTTVSASDSDQTDTLHDASVFFQDSLHLTDKWILVGGARFLSYNQVAGRGRPFQVNTDLNGTKWLPRAGVVYKWTDTVSLYGSYTQSLKPTSTIAPLSTGVVIDSSVLPEEATSWEVGAKVAMPAGVTGTLAFFNIDKSNVLVSQYNDTTKQTDWRTSGKARSRGIELDVAGQIGQRWSVIASYAYIDAKTTEDPLYAGNRLWNVAQHTASLAAVYDFGAIFGGDQLRVGAGAHYVGERPGDSANSFTLPAYTVADAFANYNTKWGGHNVSFQLNVKNLFNKTYYPSSANRYFVAVGDARQVSLLSTLEF, from the coding sequence ATGGGACTTTCTGCAAGAGCCTGCGCGAATACCGCCGCACTTGAATCACGTCGTCGCGCGTTTCCCGGACGGCACATCATCGGTATCGCGACGGCAACGATCTTCGCGACCATTGCGTCTCCCGCTGTTTTCGCCGCCGATGCAACGGAGACGGCCCAAACCTCGCCGCGCAAGTCTTTCGACATCGCCGCCGGGCCGCTCGAAAGCGCACTCAACCAGTACGGCCAGCAAGCGCGAATCATGCTGTCGTATCCGAGCGCGCTCACCGCGAATCGTCATAGCGCGGGCCTGCATGGCGAATACGATACGCAGCAAGGTCTCGTGCGCCTGTTGCGCGGCACGGGGCTGTCGTCCATCCAGCAGACCAACGGAAGCTACACGCTGGTCGAAGATGCGAGCAATGTCGAACTCGACGACAGCGCCGTGTTGCCCACCGTCAAGGTCGCCGCGACAGGCATCCGCCCCGGCAGTTACCGACCGCCTTCCGAAGCGAATGTCACGCGCTCCGACATTCCCGTCATCGATACGCCGGAGGCCATCAATATCGTGCCCGCGCAAGTGTTGCGCGATCAGCGCCCGCGCAATCTCGACGACGCGCTCGCCAACGTCAGCGGCATCGTCCAGGGCAACACGCTGGCGGGCACTCAGGACACGTTGCTCAAACGCGGCTTCGGCGGCAACCGCGACGGCTCGATCATGCACAACGGCATGCCGCTCGTGCAGGGCCGCGGCCTCAACGCCGCAGCCGATAGCGTCGAAGTGCTCAAGGGACCGTCGTCGCTGCTCTACGGCATCATGGACCCGGGCGGCGTCGTCGACGTGGTGAGCAAGCAGCCGTTGCTCACGCCTTATCACGCCATCTCGGCGCTCGGCTCGACCTACGGCCACGGCCGCAACGGCGCGGACGGCACGCTCGATCTGACAGGACCAATCGGCGATTCAGGCCTTGCGTACCGTCTCGTCGTCGACCAGGTCAACGAACAATACTGGCGCAACTTTGGCGAACACCGCGAGACCCTCGTCGCGCCTTCGCTTGCCTGGTATGGACGCGATACACAGGTCGTACTGTCGTATGAGTATCGCAAGTTTCTTTATCCGTTCGATCGCGGCACCGCGCTCGATCCAAAGACCAACAAGCCGCTGGCCATTCCCGCGCGCGAGCGTCTCGACGAGCCGTTCAACGAAATGGACGGCGAATCGAATCTCGCGCAACTGACCATCGATCATCAGATCGACGCGAACTGGAAGGCGCATTTCGGCTACAGCTACAACCGCGAAACGTACGACGCCGGCCAGTTGCGCGTGCAAGGCGTCAACAGCACGACAGGCGTGCTCTCGCGCAGCAACGACGCGACGCACGGAGCGCTCAGCACGGACAGCTACGCGATCGCCTACATCGATGGGCATTTCACCGTAGCGGGTCTACGCAACGACCTGCAGGTGGGTGTCGATGACGAGTACCGGCGCATCTATCGCAAGGACCTGTTGCGGCAGGCGACGAAGTACACCTTCAACTATCTGCACCCCGTCTACGGCCTCGAAAGCCCGTCGACCACCGTATCCGCCAGCGACAGCGACCAGACCGACACGTTGCACGACGCATCCGTGTTCTTTCAGGACAGTCTGCATCTGACCGACAAGTGGATACTCGTCGGCGGCGCGCGGTTCCTGTCGTACAACCAGGTCGCGGGACGCGGCCGCCCGTTCCAGGTGAACACCGATCTGAACGGCACCAAATGGCTGCCGCGCGCGGGTGTCGTCTACAAGTGGACCGATACCGTCTCGTTGTACGGAAGCTATACGCAATCGCTGAAGCCGACGTCGACGATCGCTCCACTCAGCACGGGCGTTGTGATCGACTCGTCGGTGCTGCCGGAAGAAGCGACCTCGTGGGAAGTCGGCGCGAAAGTCGCGATGCCTGCGGGAGTGACGGGCACGCTCGCATTCTTCAATATCGACAAATCGAACGTGCTGGTGTCGCAGTACAACGACACGACCAAGCAAACCGACTGGCGAACTTCAGGCAAGGCGCGCTCGCGCGGCATCGAGCTCGATGTCGCCGGGCAGATCGGCCAACGCTGGAGCGTCATTGCGAGCTACGCGTACATCGACGCGAAAACGACGGAAGACCCGCTGTATGCGGGCAACCGGCTGTGGAATGTCGCGCAGCATACGGCGTCGCTCGCCGCCGTCTACGACTTCGGCGCGATCTTCGGCGGCGATCAGTTGCGCGTGGGCGCGGGCGCGCACTATGTCGGCGAGCGGCCCGGCGATTCCGCGAACAGCTTCACCCTGCCCGCCTATACCGTCGCCGATGCGTTCGCGAACTACAACACGAAATGGGGCGGACACAATGTGTCGTTCCAGTTGAATGTGAAGAACCTCTTCAACAAGACGTATTACCCGTCCAGCGCTAATCGCTATTTCGTAGCGGTCGGCGATGCGCGGCAGGTGTCTCTCCTTTCCACGCTCGAATTCTGA
- a CDS encoding FecR domain-containing protein, which translates to MNIGSPPGIAPNVARRAVEWWLDLQSGDITDSQRRAFECWRTEHADHDRAWRHIQSVSQRLQMVNESPAASAARAALTRPRSPARRAGIKALAVLFFAGGTAWLARDQITWRGWSADLRTSTGEQRNVTLADGTRLMLNTASAVDVRFSDTERRIVLIRGEIMVVTGHDDGPAPRPFVAQTAQGVSIPLGTRFSLRQEDSTTRLDVFEGAVKVEPGRAPGVSKVVRAGERMRFTATQIMPIEPTSTDTAAWTQGMLVASNMRLADFLSELGRYRDGYLRCDPSIADFRLSGTYPLSDTDRVLNTLASTLPVELEYITRYWVTVKPARS; encoded by the coding sequence GTGAATATCGGCAGTCCTCCTGGCATCGCTCCGAATGTCGCGCGTCGCGCGGTCGAATGGTGGCTCGATCTGCAGTCCGGTGACATCACCGACTCGCAACGACGCGCGTTCGAATGCTGGCGAACCGAACACGCCGATCACGATCGCGCGTGGCGGCACATCCAGTCTGTGAGTCAACGTCTTCAGATGGTCAATGAAAGCCCGGCTGCGAGTGCCGCGCGCGCCGCGTTGACGCGTCCGCGTTCGCCGGCACGGCGCGCCGGCATCAAGGCGCTCGCTGTCCTCTTCTTTGCGGGCGGAACGGCCTGGCTTGCGCGCGATCAGATTACGTGGCGCGGCTGGAGCGCGGATCTGCGCACCAGCACGGGCGAGCAGCGCAACGTGACGCTCGCTGATGGCACGCGGCTCATGCTCAATACCGCGAGCGCCGTCGATGTCCGCTTCTCGGACACGGAGCGCCGCATCGTTCTGATTCGCGGCGAAATCATGGTAGTCACGGGACACGACGACGGCCCCGCGCCGCGTCCGTTCGTCGCGCAGACGGCACAAGGCGTCTCGATACCGCTCGGCACGCGCTTCTCGCTCAGACAGGAAGATTCGACGACGCGGCTCGACGTGTTCGAAGGTGCGGTCAAGGTCGAACCGGGCCGCGCGCCGGGCGTGTCCAAGGTCGTGCGTGCAGGCGAGCGCATGCGCTTCACCGCCACGCAGATCATGCCGATCGAGCCGACAAGCACCGATACGGCCGCATGGACACAAGGCATGCTGGTCGCGAGCAACATGCGTCTCGCCGACTTCCTGTCGGAACTCGGGCGGTATCGCGACGGCTACCTGCGCTGCGATCCTTCGATCGCGGACTTCCGCCTGTCGGGCACCTATCCGCTATCGGACACGGATCGCGTACTCAACACGCTTGCGAGCACGCTGCCCGTCGAGCTGGAGTACATCACGCGCTATTGGGTAACGGTGAAGCCAGCGCGTTCTTAG
- a CDS encoding carboxymuconolactone decarboxylase family protein translates to MHLEASLKKSSLSPMDIEVVKLVVSETTGTPIGKRIGLGREGILALRQGQPSGDARNDALAKSTASLRFLVQASRSVRQPHCKSNNTDQRTRAHDTESGSTANITCSVSASPASIHISAVEPYVHRFTPGVSFNLC, encoded by the coding sequence TTGCACCTGGAAGCCTCGCTCAAAAAAAGTAGCTTGAGCCCTATGGATATTGAGGTCGTCAAACTGGTTGTCAGCGAGACTACCGGCACACCGATAGGAAAAAGAATAGGTCTGGGCCGCGAAGGTATTTTGGCGTTGCGTCAGGGGCAGCCGTCGGGCGATGCGCGCAATGATGCGTTGGCCAAGTCTACGGCCTCTTTGCGTTTCCTCGTCCAGGCGTCACGTAGCGTTCGACAACCACACTGCAAGTCGAACAATACCGATCAGCGCACCCGCGCCCACGATACTGAATCCGGCAGCACGGCGAATATAACGTGCAGCGTTTCCGCGTCGCCGGCGAGCATCCACATTTCTGCCGTTGAACCATACGTTCATCGTTTCACTCCCGGTGTCTCCTTCAACCTGTGTTGA
- a CDS encoding MFS transporter — MSARTPDLTRGLTLLFPLASGVIIANIYYSQPLLAAIATSFGYGPARLGFLVTLTQLGYACGLLLIVPLGDVLNRRTLIVSLLLLTVFALLAVALSPDFKLFASASMLLGVTSCAAQLQVPFAASLASDNERGRVVGTVMSGLLLGILLARTVSGTIAQLAGWRIVYGVAALLILLLVVCLVRALPQDRRSDQPWRYRQLLRSLLTLLDQHPTIGLRSLYGALGYACFSIFWTALTFLLNAAPYHYSEARIGLFGLAGAAGALAAGSAGRMADRGHGHRATGLFSSAILASFVFIFLGAHSLTSLLVGVLLLDVGVQGLHISNQGVIYALAPDARSRITTIYLTGYFFGGAIGSSAATVAYYRAGWLGVCVSGALFSTLLIGTWLAAHRQQCRRLSLQ, encoded by the coding sequence ATGTCTGCCCGAACACCTGACCTGACGAGAGGGCTGACACTATTGTTTCCGCTCGCCTCAGGCGTCATCATCGCGAACATTTACTATTCACAACCGCTATTGGCCGCTATTGCGACTAGCTTCGGTTATGGTCCGGCTCGTCTTGGCTTCCTGGTTACGCTCACCCAACTCGGTTACGCTTGCGGCTTGCTATTGATCGTGCCACTCGGCGACGTATTGAATCGGCGCACGCTCATCGTATCCTTGCTTCTGCTCACGGTGTTCGCGTTGCTCGCAGTAGCGCTGAGCCCTGACTTCAAACTGTTCGCTTCGGCAAGCATGCTACTCGGGGTGACCTCGTGCGCCGCGCAATTGCAAGTTCCGTTCGCCGCGTCGCTCGCATCCGACAACGAGCGTGGGCGCGTAGTAGGCACCGTGATGAGTGGTTTGCTCCTTGGCATTCTGCTGGCGCGGACAGTCTCCGGAACCATCGCACAATTGGCGGGCTGGCGCATTGTTTATGGCGTCGCTGCACTATTGATCCTGCTTCTGGTCGTGTGCCTCGTGCGAGCATTACCGCAAGACCGAAGAAGCGATCAACCCTGGCGCTATCGTCAGTTGCTGCGGTCTTTGCTGACACTGCTAGACCAACACCCAACGATCGGCCTGCGCTCGCTGTACGGTGCTCTGGGTTATGCCTGTTTCAGCATCTTCTGGACCGCACTGACGTTTCTTCTCAATGCCGCTCCTTACCACTACTCCGAGGCCCGGATCGGGCTGTTTGGTTTGGCCGGTGCCGCCGGTGCGCTCGCGGCCGGCTCGGCGGGGCGTATGGCAGATCGCGGCCACGGGCATCGTGCGACCGGACTTTTTAGCAGCGCGATTCTGGCGTCGTTTGTGTTCATTTTCCTCGGTGCGCATTCACTTACGTCATTGCTAGTTGGCGTTCTGCTTTTGGACGTGGGCGTGCAGGGCTTGCACATTTCCAATCAGGGTGTGATCTATGCACTCGCTCCGGATGCGCGGAGTCGAATTACGACCATTTACCTGACCGGTTATTTCTTTGGCGGCGCAATTGGTTCAAGCGCGGCAACTGTGGCTTACTACAGAGCGGGTTGGTTGGGAGTTTGCGTTTCCGGTGCCTTGTTTTCGACCCTGTTGATCGGGACCTGGCTGGCGGCGCATCGGCAACAATGTCGCAGGCTCTCACTTCAATGA
- a CDS encoding TonB-dependent siderophore receptor gives MKILKSDHHALSTHRFSRYQSVLGAALLISVGLALSTAPSRAHAEDAVAADATLPTVSVKASADNNAAQADKISAGALGTLKQVDTPFSTHVVTSEEAQDLFANTANDLFQYDPAVSITGTNAIGENSTFNVRGMPIDTLNSIKVDGQSFPSWDTDLALEPFEQVELLKGLSGFMYGFGSPGGIVNYVLKRPTDTPYRSFSVGYQSAGVFSEKLDVGGRFGTDDRFGYRFNLVNEEGNTAEANGHLRRQVASAALDFRITPDLTWTVDAFYTKRKQEGTIFGLMFGSDAGGIPDASLVTHNLSQPQNYYQVEMASFGTGLDYRLSENWHASVKYRFAKENRTNSDSLLYVYDTAGDYSNTLYAAMTRYFYQNVDAMVEGKFNTGSIKHDVVFGAGYQSQVTEYDNSEGWNDGYSLGVGNIYSSTFLTNADVHIGENLYKQSRTTQAAVYASDTVQFTPRISALLGLRYTQFHQFTYDPTGATTANYSASPVTPTVALMYKTDPYSTLYVSYVQSLEQGGSAANTNLNYPATFGPLRSKQYEVGFKTDRSKWGANLALFRVDQGYYYTNSANIFVQDGTKRYTGVDASGWLQLASDWRVMGGVMWLDTKAVDIDDPTIEGKRIYGAPRWTVTGRVEYNPSYMRRLTLAFGGRYVSDMAVDAANTQFVPAYTVFDLSGKYETRIAGKEVTFRAGINNLLNRRYWTTAWGYYVSPSATRTAVASATMQF, from the coding sequence ATGAAGATTCTGAAGTCTGACCATCACGCGCTTTCTACTCACCGTTTTTCCCGTTACCAGTCTGTTCTCGGCGCTGCGCTGCTCATCAGCGTCGGGCTTGCGCTATCGACCGCACCGTCGCGCGCACACGCGGAGGACGCCGTTGCCGCAGACGCGACGCTTCCAACCGTCAGCGTGAAAGCGTCGGCTGATAACAATGCGGCGCAGGCCGACAAGATCAGTGCCGGTGCGCTCGGCACGCTCAAGCAGGTCGACACGCCGTTTTCGACGCACGTCGTGACGAGCGAAGAGGCGCAGGATCTGTTTGCGAACACGGCCAACGACCTGTTCCAGTACGACCCTGCCGTGTCGATCACAGGCACCAACGCCATCGGCGAAAACTCGACGTTCAACGTGCGAGGCATGCCGATCGACACGCTCAACAGCATCAAGGTCGATGGTCAGAGCTTCCCGTCGTGGGACACCGATCTCGCACTCGAACCGTTCGAGCAGGTGGAACTGCTGAAAGGGCTGTCCGGCTTCATGTACGGGTTTGGCTCGCCGGGCGGTATCGTCAATTACGTACTGAAGCGTCCGACCGACACGCCGTATCGCAGCTTTTCGGTGGGCTATCAGTCGGCGGGTGTGTTCAGCGAGAAGCTCGACGTCGGCGGCCGCTTTGGCACGGACGACCGGTTCGGCTACCGCTTCAACCTGGTCAACGAAGAAGGCAATACGGCCGAGGCAAATGGTCATCTGCGACGCCAGGTGGCGTCGGCGGCTCTGGACTTCCGCATTACGCCGGACCTGACCTGGACGGTCGACGCGTTCTACACGAAGCGCAAGCAGGAAGGCACGATCTTCGGCCTGATGTTCGGCTCGGACGCAGGCGGCATTCCTGACGCCAGTCTGGTCACGCACAATCTGTCGCAGCCGCAGAACTACTACCAGGTCGAAATGGCGTCGTTCGGAACGGGTCTCGACTATCGACTCTCCGAGAACTGGCACGCGAGCGTGAAGTACCGCTTCGCGAAGGAAAACCGCACGAACTCGGACAGTCTGCTGTATGTGTACGACACGGCGGGCGACTACTCCAACACGCTATATGCGGCGATGACGCGATACTTCTACCAGAACGTCGATGCGATGGTGGAAGGCAAGTTCAACACGGGCAGCATCAAGCACGATGTCGTTTTCGGTGCGGGATATCAATCGCAAGTCACCGAGTACGACAATAGCGAAGGCTGGAACGACGGGTATAGCCTTGGTGTCGGCAACATCTATAGCAGCACGTTCCTGACCAATGCCGACGTGCATATCGGCGAGAACCTCTACAAGCAGTCCCGCACGACACAGGCCGCGGTCTACGCGAGCGACACCGTGCAGTTCACGCCGCGTATTTCGGCGCTGCTTGGCTTGCGGTACACGCAGTTCCATCAGTTCACGTACGATCCGACGGGTGCGACCACGGCGAATTACAGCGCGTCTCCCGTGACGCCGACTGTGGCGTTGATGTACAAGACGGACCCGTATTCGACGCTGTACGTCAGTTACGTCCAGTCGCTCGAGCAAGGTGGTTCGGCTGCGAACACCAACCTCAACTACCCGGCGACATTTGGTCCGCTGCGCAGCAAGCAGTACGAAGTCGGCTTCAAGACGGATCGCAGCAAGTGGGGCGCGAATCTGGCGCTGTTCCGCGTCGACCAGGGCTACTACTACACGAACTCGGCCAACATCTTCGTGCAGGACGGCACCAAGCGTTATACGGGCGTCGACGCGAGCGGCTGGCTTCAACTTGCCAGCGACTGGCGCGTGATGGGCGGCGTGATGTGGCTCGATACCAAGGCCGTCGATATCGACGATCCGACCATCGAGGGCAAGCGCATCTATGGGGCGCCGCGATGGACAGTGACGGGCCGCGTCGAATACAACCCGTCGTACATGCGTCGTCTTACGCTGGCGTTCGGTGGCCGCTATGTCAGCGATATGGCCGTGGATGCTGCCAACACGCAATTCGTGCCGGCATACACGGTGTTCGATCTGAGCGGCAAGTATGAAACGCGTATTGCGGGGAAAGAAGTGACGTTCCGCGCGGGTATCAACAATCTCTTGAACCGCCGTTACTGGACGACCGCGTGGGGTTACTACGTCAGCCCGTCCGCGACGCGTACGGCGGTGGCTAGCGCGACCATGCAGTTCTAA
- a CDS encoding DUF4148 domain-containing protein encodes MKTSITVAMLTAALLMPAISYAKIDSNESTTRAEVKAQIVQAEKDGTLHQSKVHYPDYNASASIAARQSASDYGTMPLNFSQSGSPAKGMSDSKLFEHH; translated from the coding sequence ATGAAAACCTCAATCACCGTCGCGATGCTGACTGCCGCGCTTTTAATGCCCGCAATCTCATACGCGAAGATCGATTCGAATGAAAGTACGACGCGCGCCGAAGTCAAGGCGCAAATTGTGCAAGCCGAGAAAGACGGCACGCTGCATCAATCGAAGGTGCACTATCCCGACTACAACGCAAGCGCGTCCATAGCTGCACGGCAATCGGCAAGTGACTACGGAACGATGCCGTTGAATTTTTCGCAGTCGGGATCGCCGGCGAAAGGCATGAGCGATAGCAAGCTATTCGAACATCATTGA
- a CDS encoding MBL fold metallo-hydrolase — translation MNTFIKPGNRFGILSKLLFVSIAIVAGSSLASTATSAETGSPPSSEKNPAPDDYFHTGAGARYLRRADGEIVVQSLRGNITVLMGSGGNITVLSGKDGKFLVDAGISKSQDKLQAALDKISPAPLKYVVNTHWHWDHTDGNAWMHAAGATIVAHKNTLRHLTETTHVNAWNWTFDPVPAGARPTLIVDNEKTFNFAGTTIEVENFGGGHTDGDLWVYFKKADVLALGDTFWNGFYPYIDNEDGGNIDGAIEWANKAVAFTTDHTIVIPGHGAVGTRAQLIEFRDMLVTVRNNVAALKLQGKSLDEIIAAKPTAAFDAKWGDFVFNGSQFTKMVYDGL, via the coding sequence ATGAATACGTTTATCAAGCCAGGAAATAGATTCGGCATACTTTCCAAACTTTTGTTTGTATCGATCGCCATTGTTGCGGGGTCATCGTTAGCCTCAACGGCAACATCCGCCGAAACCGGTAGTCCGCCTTCATCAGAAAAAAACCCCGCGCCGGACGACTATTTTCATACTGGTGCGGGCGCCCGATATTTACGCCGTGCCGACGGTGAAATCGTCGTGCAATCCTTGCGTGGAAATATCACCGTGCTAATGGGTTCCGGCGGCAACATTACCGTCCTGTCGGGTAAGGATGGCAAATTTCTGGTCGACGCGGGCATTAGCAAATCGCAAGACAAACTGCAGGCCGCTCTCGACAAGATCAGTCCCGCACCGCTGAAATACGTGGTGAACACGCATTGGCATTGGGACCATACCGATGGCAACGCATGGATGCACGCAGCTGGCGCAACCATCGTTGCACACAAGAATACCTTGAGACATCTGACCGAGACCACGCATGTCAATGCATGGAATTGGACCTTCGATCCGGTGCCGGCGGGCGCGCGCCCAACCCTGATTGTCGATAATGAAAAGACTTTCAACTTTGCAGGCACGACGATTGAAGTAGAAAACTTCGGTGGTGGCCATACCGACGGCGATCTATGGGTCTACTTCAAAAAAGCAGATGTGCTGGCGCTTGGAGACACCTTCTGGAACGGATTTTATCCGTATATCGACAATGAAGATGGCGGCAATATCGACGGTGCGATTGAATGGGCCAACAAGGCTGTGGCATTTACGACAGACCACACCATCGTCATTCCCGGCCATGGCGCCGTGGGGACACGCGCTCAACTGATCGAATTCCGCGACATGTTGGTTACGGTCCGCAATAACGTCGCAGCCTTGAAATTGCAAGGCAAGTCACTGGACGAGATCATAGCCGCCAAGCCGACTGCGGCCTTCGACGCCAAATGGGGGGATTTTGTGTTCAACGGCAGCCAATTCACAAAGATGGTCTACGACGGCCTGTAA
- a CDS encoding sigma-70 family RNA polymerase sigma factor, protein MPADNLSLRLEVENLYVAHHGWLHTWLRRKLGCAHRAADLAHDTFMRLLARDEPLELLEPRAFLTTVAQRVLANHWRREQIERAYLEALALVPEPLAPSPEERAVLLETLCEIDALLDGLPVPVKRAFLMAQLDGATQTEIAATLRISLATVKRYLLKAAAQCFFAMKLE, encoded by the coding sequence ATGCCAGCAGACAATCTCTCGTTGCGTCTCGAGGTCGAAAACCTCTACGTCGCCCATCATGGCTGGCTTCACACGTGGCTGCGCCGCAAGCTGGGATGCGCGCATCGGGCGGCCGACCTTGCGCACGACACTTTTATGCGCCTGCTCGCGCGCGACGAACCGCTTGAATTGCTCGAGCCGCGCGCCTTCCTCACGACGGTCGCCCAGCGGGTCCTGGCGAATCACTGGCGACGTGAGCAGATCGAGCGCGCCTATCTCGAAGCGCTCGCGCTGGTGCCGGAGCCGCTTGCGCCGTCGCCCGAAGAACGTGCCGTGCTGCTCGAAACATTGTGCGAGATCGACGCGTTGCTCGACGGTCTACCCGTACCCGTCAAGCGCGCATTCCTGATGGCGCAACTCGACGGCGCGACGCAGACGGAAATCGCGGCCACGCTGCGTATTTCCCTCGCGACGGTGAAGCGCTATCTGCTGAAAGCGGCAGCGCAATGCTTCTTCGCGATGAAACTGGAATAG